cctgtggagtcggcgcggaggtcctctcgaatacacacagtgtattcaAGTCGCATGGTCTCCCTGGTTtttccagtgtattccaggcggaagtgctggtgatattggaagtctgtcgatggctagagggagattcgagccccaagcgtaacatagccattctgaccgacagccaagcggccatcaaggccttgtgctcagcgacgacatcttccaggctcgtggggcagtgcagagacgcggtgaaccgtctgggcggcacgctcaaggtcactctcccctgggttcccgggcatagaaacatagagaggaatgagcggactgacggattggccaggcaaggctctgctcttggcagtccttcggcgaatacagtcggtgttccgctggcggttgtcgggggccgagtctactcaaCGAGTTTCAACGAGCATTTTCTCGGCAAAAatgggctctgccgagatcgatttTTTTCCCCGGTAAAATAAAGGTCATGGCAGTCAACTATGAAGTAACTAGaaacttaaaaaaacaaaagaaatcaacagcactttgatcatgacgatccaaccctgagctcttcgatgcagaacctgagtctagaatcAGATTCGTCACTTATTTAAAGGGGAACCAACactattgggacccagtccttagtGAACGAGCCGAGGCAGTtcccttctgtcagcattccAGACCCCGGGTTCCAAtcagcgccacctgctgagactAAAGTCTTACGTACGGGTAAGCATCTATCTTCGGGCAAAACAATGCCTTCAGCCAAAACACAACCCCCAGGGTGTAccaatgttgaagggaaaggatcgttTGGGGCATCTGCGGCTAGGGGCAAACCAAAGCGAGAGCGGTCTTTGGACGACTCcaactcttcggctcaaacGACTGCAAAGAGGACTCGGGCAACAAcggctaagtcttcatttgcagtcggctatcgaagccgatggatgagtCTTGTATGAGATACCAATCCTTCCGGTTATGATACAGAGTAGTGTGAGCAGCTTAGGAgtaaactcctcctagctgtaaggactgcatccacTACGCTTTGAATCAGTAGGTGTATactgtaaaatgttacggataaactCTACCGACGAAAGTACGAACGAGTGGCTTAGACAATACTGCTCCTgcttcaacgatgtgtgggagggcgCGCGAATGACCATGAAGTGAGTTTTCGAGCTACCATCGTTAGAAAGTTCTTTCTATGACTTCCAGAAGAGAAGTGTAATGGCGCTGAGGTCCTGGAATAATATGGAgcccagaataacctcaacacatCCACCTGCATGCTAGTAGGTAGCAAACGGGGAAGAGTCTATAGGCCGAAAACTTTCTTCACTATGggcgttcctgaaccggatattaaaAAGGTTCGGGATCAAACGGgctaccggctctactacgggcttgagaccgtcacattacaagtTTCGGCTCCTAATACCATCGAAGGGGAGGTGCACCacacggcatcttcatctgaacggaggtgccatatctctcagataaattgtaaagcggcgactgcacgtATCATTTGTCGAATCAGTAGCTGCAAGACATATATATACCTCATCCATGATGAGTAGtcaggggcttaaacttccgatatgctgacttgttgtatgtcaatggaagtgatagactcCGCTCATGCATGGTGGTATTAAAAGACCTCCAAGTTATCTTGGCTTATGACACGTAATGGCGACACCAGaacgatcaaattgaccataaaaggCCAACAGGAAGATAAGGGACATcctatggtgctctgcttatttcccttatggCGTAGAACAAATTCGCAGTGGAATATTCATCAGAactaaccaatatgccaaaagtgaaGGCATGGCAATAATagcatatatgctggggaagttccaacatcaacacGAAAACATCGAGACTACTGTAGTATCTGGTCGAAAACGAATTGCAGATCGTCAATTTAGGTAATaaatccactttcttcaacgtggtcatgCAAGAGGTCGTCGACATCACGGTTGCATTGTGGCTCGGATGTTAGAGAGTATCAAACAatatcacgctctcggatcaTAGGCactttgatttcgtaatgggcatgcatccacctccacccactccatttcggaatccacgtaagaGCGTGAGCGTCcctgggagacgcatcaaatccattgctagaattgagaaaacaacccagatgatcactaccagcatgagagaagcttccgaagagagctgtccactcatgACACCAAGGAAGGGTaaaataccatggtggaactcggatttggcgaaacaTAGGAGAACGGTACTCCTCAACCGatctctaaagtctgattcagccgcttaCTGAATTTGGTAAAAAGAGGCTCAAAAACCTCTGAAGAAGGGGATAAGGTCGGCCAAGTCGGATAATCAAAAActgtttctgagtgttggccgactatacaagacaatgaacggcgtcttgcggtaatggagacgaagatgttgcattggactagtggcgtgacacgttttgctcACATCCGCGATCGGATTGCatcggtcgtggaaaaattgcgagagaggcgtcttcgatgatatggtcacgcaattcgtgctaacgagaattcacttggcaagattggtctgaacatcgaagtcgatggtaaacgacgaaaaggcaggctagaacaatggtggcttgatacactggatggggatttaaaagcctcaagagtgcattcagatcaggcattcgatataaccaaatggcgaaaccgatcacaacgagcccacctcgcttgtgaacgggacacaggctgaagaaaaagaagaagaatttggcAAAGCGTCGTATAATTTTTCGGTACTTTTTAAAAGCTATTTTTTTTGTGGATATTTCATTAGCTTTTCGGGcgtcctatttttttttttttttttttttttttgtgatcacTTTCGCATTCCCAATCGTTTTTGCACATAGAAGCAATCTTTATACAATTATATAAACAATTTGAGATGTGAATCTGAGCAAAGCCATGTGTTCTGTCCATGGCTCCAAAAAATTCCTTGGTCTTCACCGCTAGAATAAATTACCAAGCCCTTCATATCTGGAGTGCAAGGCTCACTCATATAATTCTTATACAAACTAATATTTTAACCAACACCGaatttattaaattcaaattgGAAGCAGCTTACTTTCCTAATATGTTTCTTATTATCATTACATCTACCTAAATTTTGGCCTTCGGCGTAATTCGAGCTAATAGCATGTGATTTAAGTCATATTGCAAGAATCATTCCTTCGACCTTACTTATTTACCACAGTTAAGGCATAATTTAATCAatatttatttgcattttaGTGCGACGAAGATCCTCCACATGCTTTCTCGCAAATTTTCGTCCTGAAACCGTTAGGAACATCATTCTTCTGTGCCCACGACATCTTCCGTTTGAACATTCACGACACCGCTTAGAGAATAGACGAAACAACATCCAAGCGACATACAGTAAAGCAAACTAACAGCAACAGCAACCGCAGGAAGAACAGTAAAGCCGAATATATCAATCATCAAACATATATGCCTCTATTTTTTCATTCACTACAAGATGAAGCTGAAAAGCAGTAAATATACATAACAGAAGTACCGCCAGCTCTTATTTTCTATCATGATTTTACTCAGCAAGATGAAAAGCTAAAGTTAGCGATTGTATTGACCTCTGAGACCATCTGTTAATTATTGTATTTAAGATGTGCATGCAAACTTTAATAAATGCAAGCGAAAAGGAACGTAGTTGCGAAGAAAGcaggaaaattattaataattgtagTACAGAGAACAGCGGCTGTaatcaattaaattttctttttatgataTTATTTCATTTACTTTGTGTGTTATTCCTATAATTATTGTTCTAGGTGAAAATGGAGATGTTTTTCCTTTTCCCTTTGATTTTGAATGAAGTAAAGCAAAACTAGAACTTTACAAACTATATTTAATATGAACAAGGAGCATACCAAGCTGCTACAAACTCTATTGCAAGTGAAACATTTTATTCTCATTACGCTAAccgttttttattaaaaataaatgaaagagAAGCGAAACTtatggaaaatattgttttggttttttttctcaTTCATGATAAGTAagttaaatataaattaaattaacgtggcttttttcaataaaacaacTTATATAAAATGTTAAAAGCTTGTATCATTTATTGGCAGGCGCTTTTGAATAAACGTTTTGCTCAGCGTTCCTTGAATCTGATATAGTCTGAAGCCACGCACACCGGACCAAGGGGCACGCGGTGAACTGCAGAATAGACTAAAGCGAAGTATGACTCTATAAGAGCCGACCTGTCTCTCTTTGAGAGTGCTATATGGCTGctagccaacctatctctctttgagggtgaTATACGACTCTTCACGAGCCAAGTCCCTCGTCTACCAAGCCCGTTAGTAAGTGGTGAggcgaccctactattaacaaaacagtACGGATCTAGACTAAAGTGTCGAAAAACTTCCTCCTCTTTGCATTGGGGGTAACTATGTCTATTGGAACGAAACCTCACTGACACCTAGTCACCGTTTGACCCTAGGTGCTATGGCATGACAGACCTCATGGTCCCCACACTCAGTACTCAAAGAAGTAAACAAATTAATAGCACAAAGAAGACAAATAACAACATACTGCACAACTCTCCCGCTAGGCGGAGGCATATCTCCGCCAATACTGAGAACTAATTGACAACCCAAAAAGAGAGAAATTGGGGAGTCTAGCAATGAAGTCAAAGACCAGACCgcaaccaacctaataaagcaggcgcctctacggaaagagctgctcATGTGGCCCAatacatcgccaaagcgtgtaacgcgtccatgccgaggaggtgctcatttcccagtagaagaccaaaccactggtggaatgctgaactggccagccttcgatcagcctgtcaccgagccagaagagcggtaggcagaatcgaccaagggcaaaaagagcgcgcctataaggaagcccgcaaaatcctcaagctcgccatccaacggagcaagagggaaagctttaaggaactctgtcTAGAAACgggcgtaaacccgtgggggagcgcctatagaatcgtgatggggcgattcagagtccgatcaactccgcagatcacgtgcccttcactctagttaaaaattatccaggggttattcctacAGCAAGAAGAGGGCATaggcagcttccagcgacctctaaaCGACACAGCAATACCGTCACTCACCAGTGACGAGTTGCTGGAGATTTGCGCTAGGATGGGAGATAACAAAGCctcgggtctggatggcgtgtcgaataaggcccttaagcttgccgtgaaatccaaaccAGACATGTTTGCTGTAttgttcgaatcgtgcatgtcgaaggggatatttcctgcatcatggaaacgacagaagttggtgctactgccaggtgagccaacctcctacagaccgatttgtcttttggacactgggcaaaatgctagagcgagtaatctataatagattactcccagttgttgagagccagggaggtctctcagatcggcagtatgggttccgtaaagccagatcaaccgttgatgccatcaaaatggttactggcttggccgaagatgcaatccacgggcagtactagcaaatattgcatagtagtgaccctggatgtgagaaatgcattcaattcggccaattggaacctaatgcgggaatctctggcgaagatcggtattcccgcttatcttgcagctatttacaagaacagaggctttggtatgacaccgataacGGACCCCAGgtatacgttgtctccgcgggtgtcccacagggtgccctaagggtgtgctcggcattcaggactgtctcagatgatgcagcattcgtcatttctggcatgatgcccattgacatcttggcaaatgagagcTGAATGCTCCCAAATCCGAACCCAAGAGGAGCAAGTCCCGGGTAGATGAGGATGCAGGAGACccgccgttagctatgctagtgcggtcataCTGCTAAAAATTttcggagcaaatactcactcatggTAAGCAGGGAATTATCGAAAACCTTGTCAGGAAATAtacatacgctttcgaccaggtcatatactgcgTGACGGAGGAAACTACGGAATTGCTTAGGATCATAGTcgctaaattgccaggctagaGAAGAGCAGAATTGCTGCCATGCGCTGGGGGTGATATCCCATGAGCACACATGGTAACAGTGTATCTTCCCAAAAGCCGCACCGCTAAAAACGGATGATGTCATGGGCGACCTAATCGCTAAAAATTTTGATCTCGGTACGTAGTTACGGAGTATCCAGAAGCAAGCTTTAGGACAATGACAAAtttctcacgatcggggtagatgaccgatccctggaggcctAGACCTGGGTTTTCTAGGGTTCAAGGTGGACAGTGACCTTcaagaaagcgccatgtcggagggggAAGATGACATTCCGACAGTGACATggttgcatcattcttaaagttaattcaaaatatatatttttcagagttcctgactggaGACCCTGTGGCTGTCCGAGTTTCAATAGTAGCCGGGCGGAGACTTTGGGAGGCAATCGTGGCATCGagttacttcccaggagacaacaGCGACACTAGTCGAAAAGCAATAACTTAGAAACATACAATATAGGGAACACGCCAACAtccgtgaccagcactagacaagagatACTAGAAACAACTCTAGGAATTACTCTGATAAAGGTTCTGATCAAGAATTGGATGGTGTCGGATGAGCTCTCTATGACGCAAGATTCGACTGTGAGGGGAAATCCGAAATACATAAAAATCATAGTAAGAAATTCGAGGAGAACGGAATGAGACTCCTTTGCAAGACGCCTGAGCAATAACATGGCTCACCTATACTTtattagaactaatgttctaaTGTGCAATACCCtctatcaatgtcaatacgCTTACCGATCAAGACAGctaaccgaaactgctctgtatcagctgtaTTACGGGATTCCATACAAACAAAAGAAATGACACCGtttgcgtttttaaggttttgtgtgggcagggcaaactggaagagcaGTCACctacggcttaaatcagcacTTGATCACCTGGTACACTAACGGATTCCTTACAACAGAGGGAACAAATGGGTAAGCAACAATGAACACCTGGCTGCGGCatgtcatcggagtacgctggcctgacattgTCCCAAACGACGAACTAGGTCGGTGCATACAGAACAAGAAAACGTTTGAATTTTTGGCTTCGGATCCACCATTTTTAGAGCAGCCCACTTTGAccataaaaagaaaacaaagacaaacgattatcaaatttgttaattgaaaattttgtatcATAATTCAAGACCACAATAATAACACATAAGAGGATTAAAATCATTACGTTTATTTTTATtgtcaaaaaaaattcgaaaaaagatTGAAATATCAAAAAAGTCCTTTAACAGGTAAAATGCAGTTCTCATCATCGATATTTTGAGGCGTCGACACTGATGATGGTGTAGAAGGTGCGAAATACTGAGGGGATGGTGTTTCTCGCGAAAATGCCCTcagtttaattttaggaataaaTAAACCATCTATCTCGTACATCATTAACTTTCTGTCGTCTTTAGGAAGTTCCCTAATCTTTTTGGCTAAAAGTTTAGCATACAAATCACATTCATCTTCTTCATCTGCCCTTGAAGTTTCTGATGGACGTTGAATAGGCGGGTTCGTTAATTGGCTAAGCGCTGTGGTCGCTTTTTGTTTGGCTAAGACTGAGGCAGTGCGGCGGGGAGATTTCTTCTTGCTTTTTGTTATCCTTTTTTTAATAGATCGGGCAGGGGCCGCAGCTACAGAAGTCAAGGGACTCGACAGATTGTTATCACTGGAT
The DNA window shown above is from Hermetia illucens chromosome 5, iHerIll2.2.curated.20191125, whole genome shotgun sequence and carries:
- the LOC119657013 gene encoding uncharacterized protein LOC119657013: MSDWSNEDVLNFLGCYQTEPCIWDPRDRGHKDKRKVAEAWNRLSTALNKPVKELKAKREILMVSFRKNLRRKQNSIQSAAGIDDIFKPSWFAYELMESFLQPVYSTKLNLNSKTQLKSSEIAADAIVHESEEASSDNNLSSPLTSVAAAPARSIKKRITKSKKKSPRRTASVLAKQKATTALSQLTNPPIQRPSETSRADEEDECDLYAKLLAKKIRELPKDDRKLMMYEIDGLFIPKIKLRAFSRETPSPQYFAPSTPSSVSTPQNIDDENCILPVKGLF